A window from Onychostoma macrolepis isolate SWU-2019 chromosome 07, ASM1243209v1, whole genome shotgun sequence encodes these proteins:
- the LOC131544197 gene encoding histone H2B 1/2-like — protein sequence MPEPAKSAPKKGSKKAVTKTAGKGGKKRRKTRKESYAIYIYKVMKQVHPDTGISSKAMGIMNSFVNDIFERIAGEASRLAHYNKRSTITSREIQTAVRLLLPGELAKHAVSEGTKAVTKYTSSK from the coding sequence ATGCCTGAACCAGCGAAGTCCGCGCCTAAGAAGGGCTCCAAGAAGGCCGTCACAAAGACCGCGGGGAAGGGAGGAAAGAAGCGCAGAAAGACCAGGAAGGAGAGCTACGCTATCTACATCTACAAGGTGATGAAGCAGGTTCATCCCGACACCGGGATCTCTTCCAAGGCGATGGGGATCATGAACTCTTTCGTCAACGACATCTTCGAGCGCATCGCCGGTGAAGCGTCTCGTCTCGCTCACTACAACAAGCGCTCCACCATCACTTCCAGAGAGATCCAGACCGCCGTGCGTCTGCTGCTGCCCGGGGAGCTGGCCAAACACGCCGTGTCTGAGGGCACCAAGGCCGTCACCAAGTACACCAGCTCCAAGTAG
- the LOC131544193 gene encoding histone H2A-like, which produces MSGRGKTGGKARAKAKTRSSRAGLQFPVGRVHRLLRKGNYGERVGAGAPVYLAAVLEYLTAEILELAGNAARDNKKTRIIPRHLQLAVRNDEELNKLLGGVTIAQGGVLPNIQAVLLPKKTEKPAKAK; this is translated from the coding sequence ATGAGTGGCAGAGGAAAAACCGGCGGCAAAGCGAGAGCGAAGGCCAAGACTCGGTCGTCCAGGGCAGGGCTGCAGTTCCCCGTCGGTCGCGTTCACAGGCTTCTCCGCAAAGGTAACTACGGAGAGCGCGTCGGTGCCGGTGCTCCCGTCTATCTGGCGGCTGTGCTCGAGTATCTCACCGCTGAGATCCTGGAGCTGGCTGGAAACGCCGCGAGGGACAACAAGAAGACCCGCATCATCCCCCGTCACCTGCAGCTGGCGGTGCGCAACGACGAGGAGCTGAACAAACTCCTGGGCGGAGTGACCATCGCTCAGGGCGGCGTGCTGCCCAACATCCAGGCCGTGCTGCTGCCCAAGAAGACCGAGAAACCCGCCAAAGCCAAGTAA
- the LOC131544184 gene encoding histone H1-like yields MAETAPAAAAPPAKAPKKKSAAKAKKAGPGVGELIVKAVSASKERSGVSLAALKKALAAGGYDVEKNNSRVKLAIKSLVTKGTLLQVKGTGASGSFKISKKQAETKKKAAPKAKKPAAKKPAAAKKPKSAAAKKPAAKKSPKKPAAAAAKKATKSPKKAKKPAAPKKAAKSPKKAKTAKPKTAKPKAAKPKAAKPKAAKPKAAKPKKAAPKKK; encoded by the coding sequence ATGGCAGAAACCGCTCCAGCTGCTGCCGCTCCGCCGGCCAAAGCGCCCAAGAAGAAGTCCGCCGCCAAAGCCAAGAAAGCAGGTCCAGGCGTCGGTGAGCTGATCGTCAAAGCCGTGTCCGCGTCCAAGGAGAGGAGCGGCGTGTCCCTCGCCGCGCTGAAGAAAGCTCTCGCCGCCGGCGGCTACGACGTGGAGAAGAACAACTCCCGCGTCAAGCTCGCCATCAAGAGCCTGGTGACTAAAGGCACCCTGCTGCAGGTCAAAGGGACCGGCGCCTCCGGCTCCTTCAAGATCAGCAAGAAGCAAGCCGAGACCAAGAAGAAAGCGGCTCCTAAAGCCAAGAAGCCCGCGGCCAAGAAACCCGCTGCTGCCAAGAAGCCCAAGAGCGCAGCGGCGAAGAAGCCCGCCGCGAAGAAATCGCCCAAGAAACCCGCCGCAGCCGCCGCTAAGAAGGCGACGAAGAGCCCCAAGAAGGCGAAGAAGCCAGCGGCGCCCAAGAAAGCAGCCAAGAGCCCCAAAAAGGCCAAGACTGCCAAACCCAAGACGGCGAAGCCTAAAGCTGCTAAACCTAAAGCTGCAAAGCCTAAAGCCGCTAAACCTAAAGCTGCTAAACCTAAAAAAGCAGCTCCCAAGAAGAAATAA
- the LOC131544202 gene encoding histone H4 yields MSGRGKGGKGLGKGGAKRHRKVLRDNIQGITKPAIRRLARRGGVKRISGLIYEETRGVLKVFLENVIRDAVTYTEHAKRKTVTAMDVVYALKRQGRTLYGFGG; encoded by the coding sequence ATGTCTGGAAGAGGCAAAGGCGGGAAAGGACTCGGGAAAGGAGGCGCTAAGCGTCACCGGAAAGTGCTGCGCGATAACATCCAGGGAATCACCAAACCCGCCATTCGTCGTCTGGCGCGCCGCGGCGGCGTCAAGCGCATCTCCGGTCTGATCTACGAGGAGACCCGCGGGGTGTTGAAGGTGTTCCTGGAGAACGTTATCCGCGACGCCGTCACCTACACCGAGCACGCCAAGAGAAAGACCGTCACCGCCATGGACGTCGTGTACGCGCTCAAACGACAGGGACGCACCTTGTACGGCTTCGGAGGATAA